From the genome of Gemmatimonadota bacterium:
GCAGTCGCCACAGGGACCGAAGTCGTCATCGACAAGATCGAGAACGGTATCGCCGACGTCGAACGGTGGTCCATCGTGGAACAGCGCCTGTAGGGCGCGGATTCTTCCGCGCCTGGCCCATTTACGCGTTATCGAAATCAGCGATCACCGGACGTATCCGCGCCTGGCCCCTTAACGCGTTATCGGATTTGGATCAACGCCGCGTCGATGCGTCGCGCACCGCACCTGTCCCTATACGCGCGATCGGAATCCGATCAGCACATCGTGCGTTACCGCGCCCCCGCAACATCGAACCGAACGTTACGCACCGTCACGTCAACAGCCTTGTTGAACTTCCTGAGCGCCGTGCTCCCAAATCTCCGAAACGCAGGAGCGTCCGCACGTATGCGCACTGTGTATCGCCCGTTTCCGGGAACCGGCACGTTCAAGCCGTAATGATTCATCCACGGATGCCACGTAAACGGCATCAGGTACGTGTCGATCTCTCGCCTGCGTGAATCCAGAATTGTAGCGCGCACCTTCAACCCGGGTATGAACCGCCCCGTGGTTGCATCACGTATGCTCACGTCGAGATGAGCAACCGGTCCAATGTTACCGTTCGGGCTGTCATAGCTCAGCTGTCCATTCCGAGCCTCCCATGTTCCGCGCGCAGCCTGTACCACCACAGCTACCTTGTAATCACCTGAGCGCACCTGGGATCCGCTAACGTCGGCACTGCGCAACATTTCTGAAAGCGGCCGATCGATCACATCACCTTCCTCACGTGCAAGACTCACTGTCTGGCGTGACTCGCCGCGCGCCAGACGCTCCGATGCCACCGCAAGTGAATCCGGCGAAACGACGACGTGCGTGAATCTCGTCATCACCTTCCCGATGAACCGATCACCGTTGACCTGATCGTGCCTGCCATACGTCGGCATCGAGATGTACACGCGCAACGTGAATGGACTCGACGGAAGAACGAGGTTCTCCCCATACCGATTGAGAATCGGATGCCACTCGAATGGAAGCAGGGCACTCCGTTCGTCGCCGGAATCCTCGTCGTGCAGCACCGCACGAACTTCCAGCCCCTGAACCATCCGTCCGTCCGCTGCGTCTCGTACCACTACCGCAACGTGCGCCGATCCCGGCACGACTGTCGTATGATGCGCTGGCAGATTCGGCTGAGCAGCTTCGAGATCGTAGTAGTCGTCGGCCGGCGTTATCAGGTAGGTGGTGAGGTATTCGCCAGCCGCCATATCACCGCTTGCTGCCGCTTCCTCGCCTTTGACCCAATCCACTTCGCGACCCAGTGCCTTGCCCTCATCCAGCGCGCGATCGAGTTGCGAGGACGTTGCATCTTCGCTTTCCCGAAGCGATGGCATCACAGGCGGAGTCGGGATTTCTACCGGAACGACGCGCGCAGCCACTTTGGCTGGCTCCGATTTCGGAAAGGGCGCAGCGACCTGAGTACGCGCAGCGCAGCCTGCACACACGGCAACGACAATCACGCCGACGATTGATACGTACCCACGCGTTGGCATCGCGGCGCGTGGCCAGCGTGTCACTATCAGGTCAAGCAGATGTTACGAATACGCCAATCCATTCAGGCCAGTTTCCACTGAGCTCGAAGAAGTCGTCGAAGTAGCGAAGTCCGATCGTTTCCAGCTGAATCACCAGATCGCTCAACATGTCGTCTGATGGCAGCGGGCCGATCGCTATCAATCCTCCTTCGACCATGAATTCTTCATCGGTCAGATTGAAGCGCACATCGATGGCGTGGCGCTCGAGCCCCACGCGCTCGAACGCTTCGCGCCGGATGAAGACCGTAGGACGGTCACGAGTAACGGAGATCGGCATGGTCCAAAGTTAGTGGTGTGCCCTACATTTATAACGGGACGCCACCACCATGCAAAGTTTTGAATCCTCGTTTGACGTAATCGTCATAGGCGCCGGCCACGCGGGCACCGAAGCGGCCGTTGCCGCTGCGCGGCTCGGTGCATCCGTCGCCCTCATCACCAGCGCGCTCGAAACTATAGGGCAGATGTCCTGCAATCCGGCCATCGGCGGGGTTGCCAAGGGCACCGTGGTCCGTGAAGTGGACGCACTCGGCGGAATCATGGGCCGAGCCACCGATCTGGCCTCATTGCAGTTCCGGATGCTCAATCGGAGCAAGGGACCGGCAGTATGGTCTCCCCGCGCGCAGTGCGATCGCGGCCTCTACCGTAGGGCAGCACGCAGCCTCATCGAGGAACAGCCCAACCTTCAGACCATCCAGGGTACTGTCGCCCGGCTCATCATGGATGAGGCCGGTGCAACCGTACGCGGTGCGGAGACGCTCGAAGGCAGGAAGTTCGGCGCGCGCTGCGTCGTGATTACCGCCGGTACGTTTCTGAGAGGGCGCATCCACATCGGTACGGAAATGAGCCTTTCCGGCGGTAGAGCCGGTGAGTCCGCCACTACCCATCTCGCCGAACAGCTCGAGCGTGCTGGACTTACGGTGGAAAGGTTCAAGACTGGCACGCCGCCCCGCATTGATGGACGGTCTGTCGATTTCTCGCAGCTCCAGGTCCAGGAAAGCGAAATCAATCAGTTTGATTACTCCTGGTCGCATTTCTGGCCTGTACCACGGTCGACCGCCGCCGGTACTCGTCATCCCGCTCAGCTCCCGTGCTGGATCACCTACCTCGGCGCGCCCGGCAAGCAGATAATCGCTGACAACATTGGCAAGTCGGCCATGTACGGCGGTGCGATTTCCGCCCGAGGCCCACGCTACTGTCCATCCGTCGAGGACAAGATCCTCAGATTTCCGGACGCCGAGCGTCACCAGATATTCCTCGAGCCGGAAGGTCACGACACGAGCGAGCTCTATGTCAACGGGCTTTCGACCTCACTTCCTGCCGACGTGCAGGTCGAGATCCTCCATAGCATCCCCGGGCTCGAGCGCGCCCGCATGAACCGCGCGGGCTATGCGATCGAATACGATTACTATCCTCCCACGCAGCTCGACCCGTCGCTGCAGGTCAAGGCCATTGACGGCTTGTACTTCGCCGGCCAGATCAACGGCACAACGGGCTACGAGGAAGCCGCCGGCCAGGGAGTAGTTGCCGGCCTGAACGCCGGCCTCGCTTGCACAGGTCGAAACCCGATCATGCTTGGCCGACACACGTCGTACATCGGAGTCCTGATCGACGATCTCGTGACGCGTGGCGTGGACGAGCCGTACCGCCTGTTCACCTCCCGTTCCGAGTTTCGCCTTACCGTGCGACAGGACAATGCGATCGAGCGTCTCGCACCCATTGCTCTCGAGTTGGGCCTGTATGACGAGCGGGAGCGTCAGGTCGTCGAGCGCCGTTTCGCAGCTGATCGCGAGACGCGCAGACTGGCTGAAGAAACCAGCATTCGTCCCGATCAGGCTGCGCCGATCCTGTCCGATATCGATAGCAACGCACTGGTGCACTCCGTGAAAATCACCGAAGTCGCACGGCGTCAGAACGTTTCCCTTGCTTCCCTGTTCGCCGCCGTCGGCGTTGGACAGGACCTCGATCCCGCAGCAGTCCTCTCGACAGAGCTCGAAATCAAGTACGCCGGCTACTTCGACCGCGAGCGTATTCAGGCAGATAAGATCAAGCGGATGGGTGAGTTCTCCCTCCCGGGAGATCTCGATTATGCTCGAATGGCCTCACTCACTCTCGAAGCGCGCCACAAGCTGACCGCAATTCGACCTCGTTCCCTGGCTCAGGTCTCCCGTATTCCCGGAGTCAGCCCCAACGACATCCAGAACCTCGTCATAGAAGTCGAGCGACATCACAAGCGGGGCGCTACCAGCTAGCCACCTGGATCGGCCGTCGTACCGCTTGTTCCTTTCGATTCTGGAACGTCGTATTTTCTTTCGTCTCCTTTCGAAGGAAGCGTGCGTTTGGTCGAAATATCGATCGCCGATGGCATGGCCGTCTTCGATGTCCAGGGCATGGATAAGTTCTGGGCACTCAGGAGCCAGATCCGAATCCCGCTCGTACACATTACCGGTGTAACGATAGATCCCGAAGCAGCACGCGGATGGTGGCATGGCCTTCGTATGCCCGGCACCCAGATTCCAGGCGTCATTACTGCCGGCACATTCTATCAGCATGGCAGACGCGTCTTCTATGATGTGCACGATACGGACAACACAATAGTCATAGCGCTGAACCACGAGAAGTTCGATCAGCTGGTCGTTGAAGTTGCAGATCCGGAAGTCGAAGTGAGGAAACTTTCTGCCGCATTGAAGTCCGCATCGTAACTGTCAGCCTGGCTGCAATCAGTCATCGACGCGGAGTTGGCGCGCAAATGATTCCGATGGCCGCTCCATTCGGAAGTGCGGCTCTCACGGTTGGTGGCATGAAGGTTACAGTTAGCGAGTAGCAATTCACGACACGTTCGCTGAGGGTTTCGTCGCATCGCTGATCCAGTATCCCCTGTAAACAAGCCAGTTACAGACCCGGACGCCGCTCGTAATCTGGGCTTCGGAAATCGCATCGCGGTAGATAGTCGCGTAAGGCTACTAAATCGCGACGGCACGTTCAATGTAGAACTCGCAGGAACCAAGGGCAGGCACATATTCGCTCCATACCACGCCTTGCTGGGCATGGGATGGGGACGCTTCCTGCTCATCATCGCGACGTTCTACGTCGTTGTGAATGCTGTGTTCGGACTCGGCTATCTCGCGTGCGGCCGCAACGCACTGGCTGGTGCTGGTTTCGCTGGGCACTCCACGCTGTTCAGTGACTACTTCCGTGCCTACTTCTTCAGCGTCGAGACATTCGGTACCATCGGCTACGGTAATATCGCGCCGGTCGGGATGCCGGCGAATATTCTGCTTAGTATCGAGTCGTTCATTGGATTGCTGAGTGCAGCACTCGCGACAGGTCTGGTGTTCGCGCGATTCTCCCGACCGAGTGCTGCAATCATGTATAGCAGGCACGCGCTGATCGCACCGTACCGTGGTATCAGAGCGTTCATGTTCCGTTGCGCAAACGAACGCAGCAATCAATTGATCGAAGTGTCGGTACAAATCATGTACAGCAGGATCGCCGTGCGGCCGAACGGTGAGCGTGTGCGAGAGTTCACATCGCTGCCGCTCGAATTCGACAAGGTCACGTTCTTCGCGCTGAGCTGGACCGTCGTGCACCCGATCGATGAATCCAGTCCGTTGTTCCACTGCACTGCTGAAACACTGGTAGCAAACGAAGCAGAATTCCTCGTCCTGCTCTCGGGAAACGATGAAACGTTTTCGCAAACCGTGCACTCCCGAACGTCGTACAAGGCGAACGAGATTATCTGGAACGCGCGATTCCGTTCGATGTTCATCGAGTCCACCACGAGGGGTACCACGGGAATGGATCTCGCGCGCATCCACGATTACGAGCCGGTAACGCCCTGACGTTCGAGCTCCTCCTTCCGCCGAGGCAGCCGGCACAATAGCTGCCGCATCGGTGTTCCAACACCAGGGGCGAACCCAACGTCCTTTCTACAAATTTCCTGGAGCCTTGATGCTACTCGATAAAGTCCTCGTACTATCCGTCTTCTCGGGAACGTTGCTCTCAGCTCAGAGCGCACCCATGACCCACGACCCGATTCCGACGATCGCGAGCTCTGCGACTGCAGACGCCAAGTTCACTCCGGATCGTGCGACTATCAGCATCGCCGTTCAGACCAAGGCAACGACCGCGGCGGAGGCAGCGACAGACAATGCCAGGAAGCAGAATGCCGTTTTATCTGCCTTACGTGGGTTAGGATTAACTAACGAACAGCTCTCGACAACGGGCTATAGCGTGAACCCGGAGTATCGCTACGACCCCAATCGGGCGCCGACACTCACCGGCTACACGGTGACAAACACCGTGCTCGCAGACATACATGACCTCAAGCAAATTGGTAAAGTGCTCGATACCGCGCTGGCGAACGGCTCCAACATCATCTCCTCACTCGACTTCTACGCTAGCAATACCGACGCTGCCCGTCAAAAGGCGCTTGCGGATGCGGTAGTGAAAGCGCGCGCTGACGCCGAAGTTGCCGCCAAGGCCGCTGGTGGATCCCTTGGTCCACTCATGCACCTGAGTGTTGGCGGCGGTGGATCCTATCCTCCTCCTCCAAGACCAATGTTCGCCGCGAAGACGGTGGCTCAGTCCGCAGAAACCCAGATCAATCCAGGGCAGCAGACCATCACCGTCAGTGTCTCGGCGGACTGGCGCTTTACCCCAAACCCGTAACTAGTTTTTTCACGTTCCACGGTTTGGCTTTTTTCACGTTCCACAGAGAGGGCAGCTGACGCTGCCCTCTCTTGTGTTTCCAGTCCTGAACATCCCACCTTCCCGCGGCTGAACCCTCATACCTCGCGCCAAGTCGTGGATCGCGAGGGAGATCATGCAACACGCATCAGACGGCCTTAGATTCCTCGACCTCTCCCTCCGCCAGGTACATTCCGTCAATTGTCCAGAGTCATAGCTGTCGCCAATCAAAAAGGCGGCGTCGGAAAGACGACGACCGCAGTGAACCTCGCAGCCTCTCTCGCGGCTGCCGAACAGCGTACGCTCCTGGTAGATGGAGATCCACAGGGCAATGCCACCAGCGGTATCGGAATAGAGCCCAGCGACATCGGCAAGACGGTTTACGAAGTGCTTCTGGGTGAGGCAACCGTCGCAGAAG
Proteins encoded in this window:
- a CDS encoding iron transporter, translating into MTRWPRAAMPTRGYVSIVGVIVVAVCAGCAARTQVAAPFPKSEPAKVAARVVPVEIPTPPVMPSLRESEDATSSQLDRALDEGKALGREVDWVKGEEAAASGDMAAGEYLTTYLITPADDYYDLEAAQPNLPAHHTTVVPGSAHVAVVVRDAADGRMVQGLEVRAVLHDEDSGDERSALLPFEWHPILNRYGENLVLPSSPFTLRVYISMPTYGRHDQVNGDRFIGKVMTRFTHVVVSPDSLAVASERLARGESRQTVSLAREEGDVIDRPLSEMLRSADVSGSQVRSGDYKVAVVVQAARGTWEARNGQLSYDSPNGNIGPVAHLDVSIRDATTGRFIPGLKVRATILDSRRREIDTYLMPFTWHPWMNHYGLNVPVPGNGRYTVRIRADAPAFRRFGSTALRKFNKAVDVTVRNVRFDVAGAR
- a CDS encoding ion channel — its product is MAVDSRVRLLNRDGTFNVELAGTKGRHIFAPYHALLGMGWGRFLLIIATFYVVVNAVFGLGYLACGRNALAGAGFAGHSTLFSDYFRAYFFSVETFGTIGYGNIAPVGMPANILLSIESFIGLLSAALATGLVFARFSRPSAAIMYSRHALIAPYRGIRAFMFRCANERSNQLIEVSVQIMYSRIAVRPNGERVREFTSLPLEFDKVTFFALSWTVVHPIDESSPLFHCTAETLVANEAEFLVLLSGNDETFSQTVHSRTSYKANEIIWNARFRSMFIESTTRGTTGMDLARIHDYEPVTP
- the mnmG gene encoding tRNA uridine-5-carboxymethylaminomethyl(34) synthesis enzyme MnmG → MQSFESSFDVIVIGAGHAGTEAAVAAARLGASVALITSALETIGQMSCNPAIGGVAKGTVVREVDALGGIMGRATDLASLQFRMLNRSKGPAVWSPRAQCDRGLYRRAARSLIEEQPNLQTIQGTVARLIMDEAGATVRGAETLEGRKFGARCVVITAGTFLRGRIHIGTEMSLSGGRAGESATTHLAEQLERAGLTVERFKTGTPPRIDGRSVDFSQLQVQESEINQFDYSWSHFWPVPRSTAAGTRHPAQLPCWITYLGAPGKQIIADNIGKSAMYGGAISARGPRYCPSVEDKILRFPDAERHQIFLEPEGHDTSELYVNGLSTSLPADVQVEILHSIPGLERARMNRAGYAIEYDYYPPTQLDPSLQVKAIDGLYFAGQINGTTGYEEAAGQGVVAGLNAGLACTGRNPIMLGRHTSYIGVLIDDLVTRGVDEPYRLFTSRSEFRLTVRQDNAIERLAPIALELGLYDERERQVVERRFAADRETRRLAEETSIRPDQAAPILSDIDSNALVHSVKITEVARRQNVSLASLFAAVGVGQDLDPAAVLSTELEIKYAGYFDRERIQADKIKRMGEFSLPGDLDYARMASLTLEARHKLTAIRPRSLAQVSRIPGVSPNDIQNLVIEVERHHKRGATS
- a CDS encoding SIMPL domain-containing protein (The SIMPL domain is named for its presence in mouse protein SIMPL (signalling molecule that associates with mouse pelle-like kinase). Bacterial member BP26, from Brucella, was shown to assemble into a channel-like structure, while YggE from E. coli has been associated with resistance to oxidative stress.), which translates into the protein MLLDKVLVLSVFSGTLLSAQSAPMTHDPIPTIASSATADAKFTPDRATISIAVQTKATTAAEAATDNARKQNAVLSALRGLGLTNEQLSTTGYSVNPEYRYDPNRAPTLTGYTVTNTVLADIHDLKQIGKVLDTALANGSNIISSLDFYASNTDAARQKALADAVVKARADAEVAAKAAGGSLGPLMHLSVGGGGSYPPPPRPMFAAKTVAQSAETQINPGQQTITVSVSADWRFTPNP